Sequence from the Thermococcus nautili genome:
TTTATGAAAATTTTTCAACCCGAAGGTTCTTCACCTTTGGTTTTCGAGCCGAGATGTACGTGAGAAAAGGAAAAGAACTCAAATCCATCTGTTTCAGGTCTTGTTTGAGACTGCATGTGAGTCTAACGACCGTTCTGGTTGGCCGTAGTTTGAGTAGAGTTTCTGACCGCTCCCTGCCTGAATGGCGAGGCTTTCAAAAGAAAGATGTAAGCTTGCAAGGCGTTTAGCCCTCTGGTTGGGGCCCCTTTCTCTTGCGAGCCCCGTAAAGAGTTATTCCCATCATAAAACCAATGCTGAGTACTAAAACCGTCAGAACTCTTTCATTGGAGGGATACTGTGTCTCCACCACTATCCCTTCGCTTAAAACTTCAGCTTTGGAGTGTTTGACTTCAATGTTTGGGATACTTTCCAGAGCACTAGAAGTTTCGACTTGAGCATTGGTATCCATTACTCGAGCGTTTGAACCTTCACTAGAGAACCCGAAACTCGACTTAAACCACGAAAAGTCGCCAGGAGTAAGCCTGAGGACCCAAGCGTCCCCACGACCGGCGCCGAAGCTCACAGTCCAGCCCGCGACAGTAACGTCTCCCCCGGGTTCGATGGAAACCGCATAGGCCCAATCACTGCTGGACCCTCCGTAAGTCTTTTGCCATTTTACCTTACCATTAGCGTCAAGTCGAAGAATCCAAACGTCATAACGGCCAGAACCAAAGCTTTTAGTGCCGCCTACAATGGTGATATCCCCATTCTTTTCAATCACAGCCCCGTAAGCCCTCTCATTGCCATCTCCACCGTAAGTTTTCTGCCACTTAACGTTTCCATCACTATCGAGCCGAAGAACCCAAACATCTTCCCTTCTAGAACCAAAACTTTCGGTGTACCCAGCTACAACGATGTCTCCGTTCTTGGTAACCGCAACTGTATAAGCCTCATCATTTTTGAACCCACCATAAGTTTTCTGCCACTTTACACTACCGTTCTCATCCAAGCTGAGGACCCAGACGTTGGAATAAACGGGAGCACCTGTGCCAAAGCTGTAGGTATGGCCAACTACGATGATGCCTCCGTCTTGAGTCAGAGCAATCGCGTATGCATCTTCCTCATCACTCCCCCCATAGGTTTTTTGCCATTTTACGTTTCCATTCTCATCCAAACGAAGAACCCATACGTCGCCGTCCATGTATCCCGCCACGATTATGTCTCCGTTTGGCGCAATGACAACGGCTTTGGCCTCATCCCACCCGGAGCCACCGTAAGTCTTCTGCCATTTTACATTACCCTCGGCATCAAGCCGAAGAACCCAAACGTCATAACTTCCAGCACCGAAGCTTTTAGTACTCCCAGCGATAACGATGTCCCCGTTGGGGGCAACGGTGAGGGCGTTGGCATAATCATTACTCAATCCACCGTAGGTCTTACTCCATCTCGCATCGCCCTCACTATCAAGTCTAAGAACCCAAACATCCGCAGAGCCAGCACCGAAGCTGTCAGTGCCCCCAGCAATGATAATGTCTCCGTTTGGAGCAACGGCAACCGCATTAGCAATATCTCCATATTTGCCGCCGTAACTCTTTGCCCACAGGGGGCCGCTCTCGGCATTAACCACCGG
This genomic interval carries:
- a CDS encoding Kelch repeat-containing protein, with amino-acid sequence MKRMLPFIIALILSSLAVPVVNAESGPLWAKSYGGKYGDIANAVAVAPNGDIIIAGGTDSFGAGSADVWVLRLDSEGDARWSKTYGGLSNDYANALTVAPNGDIVIAGSTKSFGAGSYDVWVLRLDAEGNVKWQKTYGGSGWDEAKAVVIAPNGDIIVAGYMDGDVWVLRLDENGNVKWQKTYGGSDEEDAYAIALTQDGGIIVVGHTYSFGTGAPVYSNVWVLSLDENGSVKWQKTYGGFKNDEAYTVAVTKNGDIVVAGYTESFGSRREDVWVLRLDSDGNVKWQKTYGGDGNERAYGAVIEKNGDITIVGGTKSFGSGRYDVWILRLDANGKVKWQKTYGGSSSDWAYAVSIEPGGDVTVAGWTVSFGAGRGDAWVLRLTPGDFSWFKSSFGFSSEGSNARVMDTNAQVETSSALESIPNIEVKHSKAEVLSEGIVVETQYPSNERVLTVLVLSIGFMMGITLYGARKRKGPQPEG